The Streptomyces sp. NBC_00306 sequence TCGCTGCTGACCCTGGTGCACACCTTCGGCGACCGGTTCGGTGCGGCGAGCTTCGCCTCCGGCTGGCACGTCTGCATCACCGCGCTGGCGCAACTGCTCGACGGCCGGGTGCCCGACGTCGAAGGGGACGCGGCGGGCACCCTGCACGAGGCGTACGTCGAGCGGTTCGGCCTCGCCGCCGGCACGGTCGAGGACACGGCCGACGGCCCGCGGATCCGCTTCGAGCGGCAGCTCGTCCGTCCCGCAGGGACGGTGTGGGACCTCCTGACCGGCGGCGCTGCTCCCGAGGCCGGCGACCAGGTGCCCGAGGGTTTCACCGCGGCCGTCGCCCCCGCGGGACCGGTCGTCGAGGTCCGCGCCCCCGAACTGCTCGTCTACGCCTGGCATTCCGAGGGCGAGGTCCGCTGGGAACTGGGCCAGGGCACCGGCCACGGCCCGCGTCTCGTCCTGACGCAGACGGGCCCGGCGGACCTGGACACCCGGGCCGCGCTGGACTCCTGGCGCCAGCGCATCGAGCACCTGGCGGCCCGGCTCCAGGAGCGCTGACGTCCGCTCCCGGGGCCCTGGCCGGGGCGTGCCGTCACACGGCCCGGCCGAGCCACGCCGCCAGCTGCGTGTACGCGTCGGAGCCCTCCGGCGCCTCCTGCACCGACCCGAACGGGACGGGTCCGCCGCGGGGTTCGACCGGGAGGACCTCCCGGGCCAGCGGCAGGATGATCTCCGCCAGTTCCTGCTCCAGCGGGAGAGGATGCCCCAGCGCCTGGGACAGGTCCCAGGTGTGGGCCAGGGTCTCCATGACGTAGCCGCCCACCGCGGCCGCGCCGGGGATCTCGGCGCCCCACGGCACCGTCACCGGTCGCACCAGCTTCGCGTCGTCCGCCCAGGCCTCGCCGAAGCGGCCGCGCGCCACGTCGTACGCCGCGCTCCAGCCGTCGTCCGCGATGCCGTCCGCGCGGGCGGCCACCGACAGACCGTCACCTCCCTCGCCGACGAGCGCGATCCGGTGCGTGCCGCCCACGACATGGGAGAGCAGCGCCCGTACGTCGAACTCGGGACAGGGCGTCGGAGCGTCCAGCCGGTCCGGTGTCACCGCCTTCACCAGGCCGGCGAACTGCTCGGCCGCGCGCTCGTACAGGGGGCGGGGATCGTTCATGTCGTCCATCTCCTCGAACTCCGAAGGCCCGCGGGCTCGCTGCTCGCCGGCCACACGCACTGTTCCGGGATAACCTGACATCTCCCGTCATGTTTTCCGGAGACGCTCGCCACGTGAAATCCGACCGGCTGCTGTCGATCCTCCTGCTGCTCCAGACCCGCGGTCTCGTGCCCGCCGCCGATCTCGCCGAGCGCCTGGAGGTGTCCGTCCGCACCATCTACCGCGACGTCGAGGCCCTGTCCGCCGCCGGCGTCCCCGTCTACGCCGAGCGCGGCCGGCACGGCGGGATCGCCCTGCTGCCGGGTTTCCGCACGGATGTCACGGGGCTGACGGCGGACGAGTCCCGCGCGCTGTTCGTGCTGGCCGCCCAGGGCGCCCACAGCGCGCTGGGCCTCGACGAGGCACTGGGCTCCGCGCTGCGCAAGGTGATGGCGGCGCTGCCCGAACCCCACCGGCCCGGAGCCGAGTTGACCAGCCGCCGCATCCTGGTGGACCCCGCCCGCTGGATGAAGGCACCGGGTCCGGCCGTCGATCTGGACGCGCTCAACTCGGCCGTCTTCACGGATCGCCGGGTGCGGCTGCGCTACCGCCACAGCGGCACCACCGAACCGCGGACGTACACCCTCGACCCGTACGGCCTCGTGGTGAAGGCCGGGATCTGGTACCTGGTCGCCGACCACCGCGGCGCGCCCCGCCTCTTCCGGGCGGACCGGGTCCTCTCGGCCGCGGTCACCGACGACCCCGTGCGGCGGCGTGCCGGCCAGGAGTTGGCCGACGTCTGGGAGGTGCTGCGCCGTCAGGTCGAGGACCGGCCCGCGGAGGTGTGCGTGACGGCGCGGGTGAGCCAGGAGCGGCTGGATCTGTTTCTGCGTATGCACGGCAGCCGGCTGACCGGCGAGCCCGTGCCGGAGGAGCCGGACGCGGCCGGGCAGCAGGCGGGCGCGGAGACGCCGCGCTGGACCCGGGTGGAGCTCGCCCTCGGCTCCCTGACGGCGGTCCGCGTGCTGCTCGCCTTCGGCGAGAGCGTCGAGGTGCTCTCCCCGCCGCAGGCGCGTGCGGAACTGGCGCGCGCCGCGGCGGAGATCGTCGCGCTCTACGGGACGGGCGCCGTCAGTCCAGCCAGTGCCGGCGGCCGAGACTGATCAGCCGCAGCTGACGGCGGGCCAGGGAGGCGGTCCGGTCGAGCCCCGCGGGCCCGGCCTCCAGGAACGCGGACGCCGTCATGACCATGTGGTCCACATAGACGCCGGCGAGCATCCGCAGATCCGCGGCGCTCCAGCCCTCCGATTCGGGTTCGTCGGCGAAGGCCGCCGCGACCTCGTCGCCGAACTGCCGCAACTGCTCGGCGATCGCCTCGCGTACCGACTGCACTCCGCCGTGCCGCTCCCGCGCGATGAAGCGGACATGAGCGGGGGAGGTGCGGACGAGATCCATGATCAGGGACACCGTCCGGTCGATGCGGGCATCGTCCGCCTCTTCCGTGAGCGCTTCGCCGATCGTGGCGTGCAGACTGCCGAGCGCCTCCTCGACCAGGGCGACACCGAGGTCCGCCGTGTCGCGGAAGTGGCGGTAGAAAGCCGTCGGCGCCACACCCACGGCCCGGGTCACCTCGCGCAGCCCGAGACTGCTCAGACTCTGCTCCTCGAGCAGCTGCAGCGCTGCGTCCAGGAGGGCCTGACGGGTTTTCTGCTTCTGGGCCTGGCGGATTCCGGCGGTGTGACTCATGGAACTGAGTAAACAACCGTTCTCCGGATAAGGGAAGTGTAGACTCGCCAGTCAGTGAACAGTCGTACCGACAAGTGTTCACCGAAATGTCGAAAGGATGACGATGATCGCCCTCGTCGCAGCACTGCTCCTTCTGGGGATCCTGCTGGGCGCCGTGGCCCAACTCCCCCTTTCCGCCACCTTCGTGGCCTGCGCCGTCATCGGCGTCTGGCTTCTCGTCTTCGCCGTGCGCGAGCGTCGCGCCCGTCAGCACTGACCCGGAAGGAGCCGAACCGGCCATGCAGCTCTCCGCCGTCAAGCACAGCGACCGCACCAAGCACACCGATCGCACCCCGCGCGGCCGCAGCGCCGCCCGGGGGACCGCCGAGCGGGAACGCACCATCGCCCGGAGCGCCGATGCTCCGAACGCCGGCACCCCCAACTCCGCCGTGCCGAACCCGGACACGCCGGACTCCGGTACCCCGAGCACCCCGGACTCCGCCGCGCACACCCGTCCGACAGGCCGCCGCGACGCGGACGGCATGGCTGTCGCCGCCTTCGTGCTCGGACTCGTCGGCCTGCTCGTGATGAACATCGTGCTCGGCCCGATCGCCGTCGTACTCGCCTCCCTCGCCCTGTGGCGGGGCACCGCACGCCGTGGCCGCGCCCTCCTCGGACTCGCGCTCGGCGTCGCCGACCTGGTCGTCCTCGGCGTGCTCGTGGCCATGAACGGCACCGTGGTCTGGGGCTTCGGCGGCTGACCGCCCCGCGACTCCCGGCGCGCCGCGAGGGGTTCCCCGCCGCGCCGCACCCACCGCCTCCCGCAGCGCTGCGGGAGGCGGTCGGCGTTGTGCGGGGGCTACTTGCTCTGCAGCGACCCCAGCGGATGAGGGGCCTCCTCCAGCGCGGCCTGTGCCGCCTTCCAGCCGGTGTCGGCGGGGTCGAGCGCGCTGCGCAGATACGCCCAGGTCAACTGCTGGACCAGAGCGACGCGTTCGGGGCTCTCGTCCGTCGTCTCCGCGACCTCGTACCCCGGGATGCCGCCGAGCGAGTGCTCCGCCCCGAACAGCGTGAGCAGGCTCTTGCTTCCCGGGCTGAGGTGGTAGGGGTCGGTGAACCAGTCCGGCCCGCGGGTCGTGAGCGCGGACTGGTCCCGGTCGCCGGCGACGATCAGAGCCGGCGTGGTCATGTCGTCGAAGGACGGGTTCATGAAGGGCAGGTTCTCGACGGCGAACGGGGTCAGGTCGTCGCCGCCCCGGCCGGGCGGGGTCAGCAGCACGCCCGCCTTCACGCGCGGGTCGGACAGGTCCTCCCCGGGAGCGCCGTCGGGGTCGAGGACCCGCGCGCCCAGCAGTGTGCTCGCGGTCTGGGCGCCCCAGGAGTGACCGGCCACGGCGGTACGGCCGCGGTCGAGGCGTCCGCCGAGGCCCGGCACGGCGGCCTCCAGGACATCGAGCCCGTCGAGAACGCGCACCAGGTCCTCGACGCGTATGCGCCAGATCCGCGGCGTACGGGGGTCGTCGGCGGGCAGGCCGAGCGTTCTCGAGTCGAGATGGGTGGGCTGGACGACCACGAAGCCGCGGGCGGCCCAGAAGTCGGCGAGCGGTGCGTAGCCGTCCATCGACCAGCCGAAACCGTGCGAGAGGACGACGACGGGCAGGTCGCCGCCGGTCGCGGGCGCGGAGACGCGGACCTGGAGATCCTCGCCGCGGCCGGGGGCGGGCAGGACCACGGGCTTCGCGGACACGATCGTCGTGGGGGCGGGCGCGATCCGCAGCGCGGTCGGGTTGTTCGATGCGGGCGTGGTTTCGGGCATGGATGCGGGCGTGGATTCGGGCATGGAGGTGCTTCCGTTCGGTTGCCGTGCGCGGTGGAGGGGTGTGACGGGCCCGGCGGCCGCGGTGCCGGGCAGGAGGCAGGGCGGCGCCGTGCGGCGTGGCCGTCCGGCCCCGGTTCTGACATCATGAGAAAAACGGAACCCTGCTCCGCAAACGATACGGAGCGTTGTTCCGCTTTGCAAGGTGCGCAGGAGACTCGCAGGAGAGTCGCGGAGGACAGGGGAGGAGTGCCGCGGTGAACGAAGGCGGCCCCAGCGCGGGAAGCTCGGCCGGATCCCGGCGCAAGGACGCACGGCGCAACCAGCAGACCCTGCTGGAGGCGGCCGCGACGGTCTTCGTCAGATCCGGCGTGGAGGCGCCGGTGCGCGACATCGCGGCCGAGGCGGGCGTCGGGATGGGCACGATCTACCGCCACTTCCCGACGCGGGCGGATCTCATCATCGCCGTCTACCGGCACCAGGTGGACGCCTGCGCCGAAGCCGGCCCCGCCCTGCTGGCGGCCGGCGCAACTCCGCACGCCGCCCTGGGGCGATGGATCGACCTCTTCGTCGACTTCCTGGTCACCAAGCACGGACTCGCCGCCGTGCTCCAGGCGGACAGCGCCGGTTTCGAGGCGCTGCACAGCTCCTTCCTCGACCGCCTCGTGCCCGTGTGCGGCGAGCTGCTCGACGCCGCCGCCGCATCCGGCGAGATCCGGTCCGACGTGGAGCCCTACGAGCTCATGCGCGGAGTCGGGAATCTCTGCATCGGTTCCGGCAGCGACGCACGCTACGACGCACGCCGACTGGTCGGCCTCCTCATCGCGGGACTGCGCCAACCGCGTTGACCGCGGCGCCCGCTCGCCCTGCCCCCGTGGCCGGGCGTGGCGGGCCCCGCGCGCCCGTGCCCCCCTGCGCCGCGTCCGCGCCCCCGCCACGCCTCGTAGAATCGGGGCCACCATGGCTTACCTGGACCACGCTGCGACCACTCCGATGCTGCCGGAGGCCGTCGAGGCGATGACCGCGCAGCTCACCGTCACCGGCAACGCCTCTGCACTGCATGCCGCCGGGCGCCGGGCCCGCCGCGCCGTCGAGGAGGCCCGCGAGACCCTCGCCGAGGCTCTCGGCGCGCGCCCGAGCGAGGTGGTGTTCACCGCCGGCGGCACCGAGGCGGACAACCTCGCCGTCAAGGGCCTGTACTGGCAGCGGCGGGACGCGGAGCCCGCCCGTACCCGGATCCTCACCAGCCCCGTGGAGCACCACGCCGTGCTCGACGCCGTCCACTGGCTCGGCGAGCACGAGGGCGCGACCGTGGAGTATCTGCCGGTCGACGCGTACGGGCGGGTGCACCCCGAAGCCCTGCGCGAGGCCATCGAGCGGAACCCCGACGACGTGGCCCTCGCCACCGTCATGTGGGCGAACAACGAGATCGGCACCGTCATGGAGGTGGCGGAACTGTCCGCGGTGGCACGGGAATTCGGGGTTCCGCTGCACTCCGACGCGGTCCAGGCCTTCGGCCAGCTCGACGTCGGGTTCGCCGACTCCGGGCTCGCCGCGATGACCGTCTCCGGCCACAAGATCGGCGGCCCCTACGGCATCGGGGCGCTGCTCCTCGGCCGGGAGTACACCCCGGTCCCCGTCCTGCACGGCGGCGGCCAGGAGCGGCATGTGCGCTCCGGCACCCTCGACACCCCCGCGATCGCAGCCTTCGCGGTCGCGGGCCGGCTCGCCGCCGAGCGCCGCGAGGAGTTCGCCCGCGAGATCGGCGCCCTGCGCGACGAACTGGTCGACGCCGTCCGTACGGCGGTGCCCGACGCGGTCCTCGGCGGCGACCCGGCCGACCGGCTCCCCGCCAACGCGCACTTCAGCTTCCCCGGCTGCGAGGGGGACTCACTGCTCCTGCTGCTCGACGCCCAGGGCATCGAGTGCTCCACCGGGTCGGCATGCACGGCCGGTGTCGCCCAGCCCAGCCATGTCCTGCTGGCGACGGGCTCGGACCCCGACCTCGCGCGCGGCACGCTCCGCTTCAGTCTCGGCCACACCTCCACCAGGGCGGATGTGAAGGCGGTGGCGGAGGCGATCGGACCGGTGGTGCAGCGGGCGCGCACCGCGGGCCTCAGCTGAGGGCTGTCCCCGGGGCCGGGTGGCGTCCCTGGGCCCGTCGCCCCGGACCGGGCGGCACCCCTGGGCCCGTCGCCCCGGACCGGGCTCAGGCCTTCTTCTCCGCCACCTGCCGGGCCGACGGCATCTGGCCGCGCACCAGTTTCAGATAGCGGTTCCAGTTCCAGTACGGTCCCGGGTCCGTGTGGTCCGTCCCCGGCACCTCCACATGGCCGATGATGTGCTCGCGGTCCACCGGTATCCCGTACCGCACGCAGATCCCCGCCGTGAGCTTCGCCGAGGACAGATACATGGCGTCGGTGAAGTCCCGGCGCCGGTCGACGAAGCCCTCGTGCTCGATGCCGATGCTTCGTTCGTTCATCTCGCGGTTCCCCGCGTGGAAAGCGACGTCGAGCTCGCGGATCATCTGGGCGACGCGGCCGTCCTTGCCCACCACGTAATGCGTGGCCGCGCCGTGCCCCGGGTTCTTGAAGACCTTCAGCGCGGTCGGATAGCTGCCCTGCACGACATGGATGACCACCCGGTCGATGCCGTAGTCGTCGGGCCGGTCCGCGCGGCGCCAGTTCGCCCGGGCCGCTGCCGTCCAGACCGCGCCGACGTGGTCCAGCTCACCCTCCACCCGCTTCTTCTCCACGCCGGGCACCCGCCACCAGACCCGTCGCAG is a genomic window containing:
- a CDS encoding SRPBCC family protein; this encodes MTPHPDTLTTEDGRNALRMERRLAHPPKKVWAAITTPEHLARWFPSEVTVELRPGGAIGFLFPGDSGPGMTGTVTDADEPHVFAFTWGEDHLRWEITPDGDGSLLTLVHTFGDRFGAASFASGWHVCITALAQLLDGRVPDVEGDAAGTLHEAYVERFGLAAGTVEDTADGPRIRFERQLVRPAGTVWDLLTGGAAPEAGDQVPEGFTAAVAPAGPVVEVRAPELLVYAWHSEGEVRWELGQGTGHGPRLVLTQTGPADLDTRAALDSWRQRIEHLAARLQER
- a CDS encoding TIGR03086 family metal-binding protein, translated to MNDPRPLYERAAEQFAGLVKAVTPDRLDAPTPCPEFDVRALLSHVVGGTHRIALVGEGGDGLSVAARADGIADDGWSAAYDVARGRFGEAWADDAKLVRPVTVPWGAEIPGAAAVGGYVMETLAHTWDLSQALGHPLPLEQELAEIILPLAREVLPVEPRGGPVPFGSVQEAPEGSDAYTQLAAWLGRAV
- a CDS encoding helix-turn-helix transcriptional regulator, with protein sequence MKSDRLLSILLLLQTRGLVPAADLAERLEVSVRTIYRDVEALSAAGVPVYAERGRHGGIALLPGFRTDVTGLTADESRALFVLAAQGAHSALGLDEALGSALRKVMAALPEPHRPGAELTSRRILVDPARWMKAPGPAVDLDALNSAVFTDRRVRLRYRHSGTTEPRTYTLDPYGLVVKAGIWYLVADHRGAPRLFRADRVLSAAVTDDPVRRRAGQELADVWEVLRRQVEDRPAEVCVTARVSQERLDLFLRMHGSRLTGEPVPEEPDAAGQQAGAETPRWTRVELALGSLTAVRVLLAFGESVEVLSPPQARAELARAAAEIVALYGTGAVSPASAGGRD
- a CDS encoding TetR family transcriptional regulator, which translates into the protein MSHTAGIRQAQKQKTRQALLDAALQLLEEQSLSSLGLREVTRAVGVAPTAFYRHFRDTADLGVALVEEALGSLHATIGEALTEEADDARIDRTVSLIMDLVRTSPAHVRFIARERHGGVQSVREAIAEQLRQFGDEVAAAFADEPESEGWSAADLRMLAGVYVDHMVMTASAFLEAGPAGLDRTASLARRQLRLISLGRRHWLD
- a CDS encoding DUF4190 domain-containing protein, with amino-acid sequence MPNPDTPDSGTPSTPDSAAHTRPTGRRDADGMAVAAFVLGLVGLLVMNIVLGPIAVVLASLALWRGTARRGRALLGLALGVADLVVLGVLVAMNGTVVWGFGG
- a CDS encoding alpha/beta hydrolase family protein encodes the protein MPETTPASNNPTALRIAPAPTTIVSAKPVVLPAPGRGEDLQVRVSAPATGGDLPVVVLSHGFGWSMDGYAPLADFWAARGFVVVQPTHLDSRTLGLPADDPRTPRIWRIRVEDLVRVLDGLDVLEAAVPGLGGRLDRGRTAVAGHSWGAQTASTLLGARVLDPDGAPGEDLSDPRVKAGVLLTPPGRGGDDLTPFAVENLPFMNPSFDDMTTPALIVAGDRDQSALTTRGPDWFTDPYHLSPGSKSLLTLFGAEHSLGGIPGYEVAETTDESPERVALVQQLTWAYLRSALDPADTGWKAAQAALEEAPHPLGSLQSK
- a CDS encoding TetR/AcrR family transcriptional regulator, which encodes MNEGGPSAGSSAGSRRKDARRNQQTLLEAAATVFVRSGVEAPVRDIAAEAGVGMGTIYRHFPTRADLIIAVYRHQVDACAEAGPALLAAGATPHAALGRWIDLFVDFLVTKHGLAAVLQADSAGFEALHSSFLDRLVPVCGELLDAAAASGEIRSDVEPYELMRGVGNLCIGSGSDARYDARRLVGLLIAGLRQPR
- a CDS encoding cysteine desulfurase family protein; protein product: MAYLDHAATTPMLPEAVEAMTAQLTVTGNASALHAAGRRARRAVEEARETLAEALGARPSEVVFTAGGTEADNLAVKGLYWQRRDAEPARTRILTSPVEHHAVLDAVHWLGEHEGATVEYLPVDAYGRVHPEALREAIERNPDDVALATVMWANNEIGTVMEVAELSAVAREFGVPLHSDAVQAFGQLDVGFADSGLAAMTVSGHKIGGPYGIGALLLGREYTPVPVLHGGGQERHVRSGTLDTPAIAAFAVAGRLAAERREEFAREIGALRDELVDAVRTAVPDAVLGGDPADRLPANAHFSFPGCEGDSLLLLLDAQGIECSTGSACTAGVAQPSHVLLATGSDPDLARGTLRFSLGHTSTRADVKAVAEAIGPVVQRARTAGLS
- a CDS encoding N-acetylmuramoyl-L-alanine amidase, whose translation is MGSDEKRGGQRRISRRAALIGGTAAVVGAGALAHDELRRVWWRVPGVEKKRVEGELDHVGAVWTAAARANWRRADRPDDYGIDRVVIHVVQGSYPTALKVFKNPGHGAATHYVVGKDGRVAQMIRELDVAFHAGNREMNERSIGIEHEGFVDRRRDFTDAMYLSSAKLTAGICVRYGIPVDREHIIGHVEVPGTDHTDPGPYWNWNRYLKLVRGQMPSARQVAEKKA